The following are encoded in a window of Thermococcus sp. MV5 genomic DNA:
- a CDS encoding OadG family protein, translating to MVTWEFFLEGLYITILGVTVVFLVLSILAVAMYGIGYLERVLIEREKPAVEAVPKPKEEKVEAKVEEEPLIEPKKLAVITAAILAYVAEKNAQLRPLPFKKKPSDAWRLYGVQSQIEEVENFNYEMGAW from the coding sequence ATGGTTACTTGGGAATTCTTCCTTGAGGGCCTTTACATTACTATTTTAGGAGTAACGGTAGTCTTCCTAGTGTTGAGCATTCTAGCCGTGGCAATGTATGGAATTGGGTACTTGGAGAGGGTTTTGATTGAGAGAGAAAAACCCGCCGTTGAAGCTGTGCCTAAACCAAAAGAAGAGAAGGTAGAAGCAAAAGTTGAAGAGGAGCCTTTAATTGAACCCAAAAAGCTTGCGGTGATTACTGCTGCAATTTTGGCCTATGTAGCTGAGAAGAACGCTCAACTCAGGCCGTTACCATTTAAGAAAAAACCTTCAGATGCTTGGCGTTTGTATGGTGTCCAATCCCAAATTGAGGAAGTTGAAAACTTTAATTATGAAATGGGGGCATGGTGA
- a CDS encoding acetyl-CoA carboxylase biotin carboxyl carrier protein subunit: MKGKVKVIVDGVLYEVEVEELGGGRFKVNFEGESYDVEAKDLGIPMGVFQAPAQSVSVPSAPVSLPSAPTPAAPLEVPSAPAPSVGGEGVVTAPMPGKILKILVREGEQVKLGQGLLILEAMKMENEIPSPSEGVVKRILVKEGDTVDTGQALIELG, encoded by the coding sequence ATGAAAGGTAAAGTCAAGGTCATTGTTGATGGGGTTCTTTATGAAGTTGAAGTTGAAGAACTTGGAGGAGGAAGATTCAAAGTCAACTTTGAGGGAGAAAGCTATGATGTAGAAGCTAAAGATCTTGGAATTCCGATGGGGGTATTTCAAGCACCTGCTCAAAGTGTAAGTGTACCCTCTGCACCTGTGTCACTTCCTTCGGCTCCAACTCCCGCGGCTCCACTTGAAGTGCCTAGTGCCCCTGCACCCTCTGTTGGCGGGGAAGGTGTAGTTACTGCTCCAATGCCTGGTAAGATCTTGAAGATTCTCGTTAGGGAAGGAGAGCAAGTCAAATTAGGCCAAGGACTTCTTATTTTGGAAGCCATGAAAATGGAAAATGAGATTCCTTCCCCTAGTGAGGGAGTTGTAAAGAGAATTCTTGTTAAGGAAGGAGACACAGTTGACACAGGACAAGCATTGATAGAACTTGGGTGA